A window of the Hypomesus transpacificus isolate Combined female chromosome 10, fHypTra1, whole genome shotgun sequence genome harbors these coding sequences:
- the mbd3a gene encoding methyl-CpG-binding domain protein 3a yields MERKSPPGKKFLSKPQISRCLGNTMDVHAIDPRAGRMLMTKVHRNRHKHRYDNNNHQMKIKPDLNTTLPVRQTASIFKQPVTKVTNHPNNKVKTDPHKAVDQPRQLFWERKLSGLSAFDIAEQLVKTMELPKGLQGVGPVCSDKTLLSAIASALHTSPTPVTGQLTAAVEKNPGVWLNTAQPLCKAFMVTDEDIRKQEDLVHNVRRRLEEALMADMLAHIEDANTLVEVEADTSKEEETEPVDKEDS; encoded by the exons ATGGAGAGGAAAAG TCCCCCTGGCAAGAAGTTTCTCAGCAAACCCCAGATTTCTCGTTGCCTGGGCAACACAATGGACGTGCATGCCATCGACCCCCGTGCTGGAAGGATGCTGATGACCAAAGTGCACCGAAATAGGCACAAGCATCGTTATGACAATAACAACCATCAGATGAAG ATAAAGCCTGATCTGAACACAACACTACCAGTCCGACAGACGGCATCTATCTTTAAACAGCCTGTCACTAAGGTGACCAACCATCCAAACAATAAGGTGAAGACAGACCCCCACAAGGCTGTGGACCAACCAAGACAG cTGTTTTGGGAAAGAAAACTGAGTGGGCTGAGTGCATTTGACATCGCGGAGCAGCTGGTAAAAACCATGGAACTGCCAAAGGGTCTTCAAG GTGTAGGCCCTGTGTGTTCAGACAAGACTCTGCTGTCTGCCATAGCCAGCGCCTTACACACCAGCCCAACCCCTGTCACCGGGCAGCTGACGGCAGCTGTGGAGAAGAACCCTGGAGTCTGGCTCAACACAGCTCAACCTCTCTGCAAGGCCTTTATGGTGACAGATGAGGATATTAG GAAGCAGGAGGACCTGGTGCACAACGTGAGGAGGAGGTTGGAGGAAGCCCTCATGGCCGACATGCTGGCTCACATAGAGGACGCTAACACACTTGTAGAGGTGGAAGCAGACACATCGAAGGAAGAGGAGACTGAGCCAGTGGACAAAGAGGACTCATAG
- the LOC124472723 gene encoding cytochrome b-c1 complex subunit 10 — MLGKLIGQKYVSIAKTWLPTMALWGSVGGVALVHFTDWRLILDYVPYISGKFKKDE, encoded by the exons ATGCTTGGGAAACTCATCGGCCAGAAGTATGTGTCCATCGCCAAAACATG GTTGCCGACCATGGCTTTGTGGGGTTCAGTTGGAGGAGTAGCATTGGTTCATTTCACAGATTGGAGGTTGATATTAGACTATGTGCCATACATCAGCGGCAAGTTCAAGAAGGACGAGTAA